The Nocardioides humi genome includes a region encoding these proteins:
- a CDS encoding molybdopterin-dependent oxidoreductase gives MPDATGAQPPAGAPTTTHWGRYRVRVSDGEVAGLDPAPDDREPSPIGRSLTDGRTAAARILQPMVRTGYLRHGPRHRDNTRGDDTFTPIAWEDSLDLVADELRRVYAEHGPASVYGGSYGWASAGRFHHAQSQVHRFLNLAGGYTGSTGTYSYHAMQRTVPHVVGISAEQLMLELPSWEQVAEHAELVVAFGGLAPKNSQVSPGGVHRHRAAEGRAHCRAAGVRFVNVGPCRDDLPDADEWIAPRPHTDVALMLAVCEHIIDTGRHDLRFLTECCTGFDRFHAYLDGRQDGIRKDPAWAAEVCAIPAETIVRLAEEIAARRTLITMSWSMQRAQHGEQPCWAVIALAAVSGHLGRTGRGAGLGFGTHHSTGIAGLRHPVAALPQRADAAPRLPAIPVARIADLLLSPGAEIDFDGDRVVFPDIRLVYWCGGNPFHHHQDLNRLTAAWQVPETVVVHEPFWTASARHADIVLPTTVMLERDDFAHGRFESALSAMHRAVDPPAGVRDDYEIFTLLAERLGFADSFAEGRAAQEWVRHLYEETRIRLAAAGTTLPDFAAFWRAGEAVLADDPAALRPSGALELLRRDPVAHPLPTPSGRVELFSETVAGFGYADCPGHPAWLEPAEWLGGEGAARHPLQLVSNQPATRLHSQLDHGVVSRESKVAGREPVSLHPDDARRRGIAEGDVVRVFNDRGACLAGARVTPEVMSGVVVMATGAWYDPVAPGGLDRHGNPNVLTADRRTSALAQGPASGTTLVEVEAWSGPAPEVRSFQPPELADAGWLSRTSPRRAAGDVRERCAGAGPDRGPRS, from the coding sequence ATGCCCGACGCGACCGGCGCCCAGCCCCCGGCCGGAGCCCCGACGACGACCCACTGGGGGCGCTATCGGGTCCGGGTCAGCGACGGGGAGGTCGCCGGACTCGACCCCGCTCCGGACGACCGCGAGCCCTCGCCGATCGGGCGCTCGCTCACCGACGGGCGGACCGCCGCGGCCCGGATCCTGCAGCCGATGGTGCGCACCGGCTATCTGCGGCACGGCCCACGACACCGAGACAACACCCGGGGCGACGACACCTTCACGCCCATCGCCTGGGAGGACTCCCTGGACCTGGTCGCGGACGAGCTGCGCCGGGTGTACGCCGAGCACGGCCCCGCCTCCGTCTACGGCGGGTCGTACGGCTGGGCCAGCGCGGGCCGGTTCCACCACGCACAGAGCCAGGTCCACCGCTTCCTCAACCTGGCCGGCGGCTACACCGGGTCCACCGGGACCTACAGCTACCACGCCATGCAACGCACGGTGCCGCACGTGGTCGGGATCAGCGCCGAGCAGCTGATGCTCGAGCTGCCCTCGTGGGAGCAGGTCGCCGAGCACGCCGAGCTCGTCGTGGCGTTCGGCGGCCTGGCGCCGAAGAACAGCCAGGTCAGCCCGGGCGGTGTCCACCGGCACCGGGCAGCGGAGGGACGAGCGCACTGCCGGGCCGCCGGCGTCCGCTTCGTCAACGTCGGACCGTGCCGCGACGACCTCCCCGACGCCGACGAGTGGATCGCACCGCGGCCCCACACCGACGTCGCGCTGATGCTGGCCGTGTGCGAGCACATCATCGACACCGGGCGCCACGACCTCCGGTTCCTGACCGAGTGCTGCACCGGCTTCGACCGCTTCCACGCCTATCTCGACGGCCGGCAGGACGGCATCCGCAAGGACCCGGCCTGGGCCGCGGAGGTCTGCGCGATCCCGGCGGAGACCATCGTCCGGCTGGCCGAGGAGATCGCCGCGCGACGGACCCTGATCACCATGAGCTGGTCGATGCAGCGTGCCCAGCACGGCGAGCAGCCCTGCTGGGCGGTGATCGCGCTGGCGGCGGTGTCGGGACACCTGGGCCGTACCGGCCGTGGCGCGGGCCTCGGATTCGGGACCCACCACAGCACCGGGATCGCCGGGCTCCGGCATCCGGTCGCGGCGCTCCCCCAGCGAGCCGACGCTGCGCCCAGACTGCCCGCCATCCCGGTCGCCCGCATCGCCGACCTGCTGCTGTCCCCGGGCGCCGAGATCGACTTCGACGGCGACCGGGTCGTCTTCCCCGACATCCGGCTCGTGTACTGGTGCGGAGGCAACCCGTTCCATCACCACCAGGACCTCAACCGGCTCACGGCGGCCTGGCAGGTGCCGGAGACGGTCGTCGTGCACGAGCCGTTCTGGACGGCGTCGGCACGGCATGCCGACATCGTGCTGCCCACGACCGTGATGCTGGAGCGCGACGACTTCGCCCACGGCCGCTTCGAGTCGGCGCTCTCGGCGATGCACCGCGCGGTCGACCCGCCCGCCGGCGTACGCGACGACTACGAGATCTTCACGCTGCTGGCGGAGCGCCTGGGCTTCGCGGACTCCTTCGCGGAGGGCCGCGCGGCGCAGGAGTGGGTACGCCACCTCTACGAGGAGACCCGCATCCGCCTGGCGGCGGCGGGCACCACGCTGCCCGACTTCGCGGCGTTCTGGCGCGCCGGGGAGGCCGTGCTGGCCGACGATCCGGCCGCCCTCCGGCCGAGCGGGGCGCTGGAGCTGCTGCGCCGCGATCCGGTCGCCCACCCGCTGCCGACTCCCAGCGGCCGGGTCGAGCTGTTCAGCGAGACCGTCGCCGGCTTCGGGTACGCCGACTGCCCGGGCCACCCGGCCTGGCTGGAGCCTGCCGAGTGGCTCGGCGGCGAAGGTGCAGCGCGCCACCCACTGCAGCTGGTGTCGAACCAGCCGGCGACGCGGCTGCACAGCCAGCTCGACCACGGCGTCGTCAGTCGCGAGAGCAAGGTGGCCGGCCGGGAGCCGGTCTCCCTCCATCCCGACGACGCGCGTCGGCGCGGCATCGCCGAGGGCGACGTCGTGCGCGTCTTCAACGACCGCGGCGCGTGCCTGGCCGGGGCGCGGGTCACGCCGGAGGTGATGAGCGGCGTCGTCGTGATGGCCACCGGGGCGTGGTACGACCCGGTCGCGCCGGGCGGCCTGGACCGGCACGGCAACCCCAACGTGCTCACCGCTGACCGGCGCACCTCGGCGCTGGCCCAGGGCCCGGCGTCGGGCACCACGCTGGTCGAGGTCGAGGCGTGGTCCGGCCCGGCGCCGGAGGTGAGGAGCTTCCAGCCGCCGGAGCTCGCCGACGCGGGGTGGCTCAGCCGAACATCTCCTCGCCGGGCGGCTGGCGACGTTCGCGAGCGGTGCGCAGGTGCCGGGCCAGACCGAGGGCCGAGGTCTTGA
- a CDS encoding ABC transporter ATP-binding protein: MTTSLEPTQVEDRVPARTILEVSELRKRYAPDRPLVCDGLTFQVREGEFVAIIGPSGCGKSTLLRMMSGILRPTSGTVSLHGRTISKPPPEMALVFQDYTRSLYPWLTVERNVRFPLARDRSLSKAEKAERVARALDNVGLTGFESYHPGALSGGMQQRVSIARALAFQPQILLLDEPFASVDALTKEGLEDTLLDVRDRMQDAGNTMLMVTHDIDEAIYLADRIVVLSKPPCMVAEELVIDLPKPRNQIETRSHPEFLRIRAHIHDVMGLTDQRRGAGGSPTTH, translated from the coding sequence ATGACGACTTCGCTCGAGCCGACACAGGTCGAGGACCGCGTTCCCGCGCGCACGATCCTCGAGGTCAGTGAGCTCCGCAAGCGGTACGCCCCGGATCGGCCCCTGGTCTGCGACGGCCTCACGTTCCAGGTGCGGGAGGGCGAGTTCGTCGCCATCATCGGCCCGTCCGGGTGCGGCAAGTCGACCCTGCTGCGGATGATGTCCGGCATCCTCAGGCCGACATCGGGCACGGTGAGCCTGCACGGACGGACCATCAGCAAGCCGCCGCCCGAGATGGCCCTGGTCTTCCAGGACTACACCCGCTCGCTCTACCCGTGGCTGACCGTCGAGCGCAACGTCCGCTTCCCCCTCGCCAGGGACAGGTCCCTCTCCAAGGCCGAGAAGGCCGAGCGGGTGGCGCGCGCCCTGGACAACGTGGGGCTGACCGGCTTCGAGTCCTACCACCCCGGCGCGCTGTCCGGTGGCATGCAGCAGCGCGTCTCGATCGCGCGCGCGCTGGCCTTCCAGCCGCAGATCCTGCTGCTCGACGAGCCGTTCGCCTCCGTCGACGCCCTGACGAAGGAGGGCCTCGAGGACACCCTGCTCGACGTCCGTGACCGGATGCAGGACGCCGGCAACACCATGCTGATGGTCACCCACGACATCGACGAGGCCATCTACCTGGCCGACCGGATCGTGGTGCTGAGCAAGCCGCCGTGCATGGTCGCCGAGGAGCTGGTCATCGACCTGCCGAAGCCGCGCAACCAGATCGAGACCCGCAGCCACCCGGAGTTCCTGCGGATCCGCGCGCACATCCACGACGTCATGGGACTCACCGACCAGCGCCGCGGCGCGGGCGGCTCCCCGACGACCCACTGA
- a CDS encoding ABC transporter permease yields the protein MSATTAERVDAPGADRPGAAARRRRPTRRWRSAVNLRGLVFAIGLVLLLELLTATVVTSVYVPRPSEIGGALISELQRGDLMSGIGITLGAYLQGLAIAAVAGVVLGAGLGASDLAYNTFRILIEFLRPLPSVALIPFSILLLGVGTTTTVAMIVFASFWPILFNTYYGVRAVNPVAIESARIFGLNRRQVFFRVQIPSAAVNIAAGIRISSAIALILVITVEILTRSGGLGYYIVRMQVAIRTEDMYAGIFVVGVIGYVVALAVAGLERRVIFWNSDIREGGDR from the coding sequence ATGAGTGCCACCACCGCCGAGCGGGTCGACGCACCCGGTGCCGACCGACCGGGGGCCGCCGCCCGCCGCAGACGACCGACGCGACGGTGGCGCTCCGCCGTCAACCTGCGGGGCCTGGTCTTCGCGATCGGACTGGTGCTGCTCCTGGAGCTGCTCACCGCGACGGTCGTGACCTCGGTCTACGTCCCACGGCCCTCGGAGATCGGCGGCGCGCTGATCTCGGAGCTGCAGCGCGGCGACCTGATGAGCGGCATCGGCATCACCCTCGGCGCCTACCTGCAGGGCCTGGCGATCGCGGCCGTCGCCGGCGTCGTGCTGGGCGCCGGACTGGGCGCCTCCGACCTGGCCTACAACACCTTCCGGATCCTCATCGAATTCCTCCGGCCGCTGCCCTCCGTCGCCCTGATCCCCTTCTCGATCCTGCTCCTGGGCGTGGGCACCACGACCACCGTGGCCATGATCGTCTTCGCATCCTTCTGGCCGATCCTGTTCAACACCTACTACGGCGTGCGCGCCGTCAATCCGGTGGCGATCGAGTCGGCGCGGATCTTCGGCCTCAACCGGCGCCAGGTCTTCTTCCGGGTGCAGATCCCGAGTGCGGCGGTCAACATCGCGGCGGGCATCCGGATCAGCTCCGCGATCGCCCTGATCCTCGTCATCACCGTCGAGATCCTCACCCGCAGCGGCGGACTCGGCTACTACATCGTGCGGATGCAGGTCGCCATCCGCACCGAGGACATGTACGCCGGCATCTTCGTGGTCGGCGTGATCGGCTATGTCGTCGCCCTGGCGGTCGCGGGCCTGGAGCGGCGGGTCATCTTCTGGAACTCCGACATCCGAGAGGGCGGTGACCGGTGA
- a CDS encoding ABC transporter permease, protein MRSALTTRLLPWVAPLLVLVVWEYAGRHTTSIYLPPASEVAKALRDDWMWEHTTQDLLPSLRRFALGYVAGSALGIVVGLAIGSSRRVAQYTGPTLEFLRALPAVAVMPVAILLFGLGDGMRISIIAFGVLFPVLVNTASGARSCRQERIDVAEIFGLSRIEVIRRVILPSAVPMISAGLRVGLPIALIMMVVSELVGGKNGIGFYLTQAQSLFDIAGMFSALVILGVLGNLINWLYVRIETRQLHWGAHL, encoded by the coding sequence ATGCGGTCGGCACTCACTACTCGCCTGCTGCCCTGGGTGGCGCCCCTGCTCGTGCTCGTCGTCTGGGAGTACGCCGGGCGCCACACGACCAGCATCTACCTCCCGCCGGCCAGCGAGGTGGCCAAGGCGCTGCGCGACGACTGGATGTGGGAGCACACCACCCAGGACCTGCTCCCCAGCCTGAGACGGTTCGCCCTCGGCTATGTCGCCGGCAGCGCGCTGGGCATCGTCGTAGGTCTGGCGATCGGGTCCTCCCGCCGGGTCGCCCAGTACACCGGTCCGACGCTGGAGTTCCTGCGGGCGCTGCCGGCCGTGGCCGTGATGCCGGTCGCGATCCTGCTCTTCGGGCTCGGCGACGGCATGCGGATCTCGATCATCGCCTTCGGCGTGCTGTTCCCCGTCCTGGTCAACACGGCGTCCGGAGCACGCAGCTGCCGGCAGGAGCGGATCGACGTCGCCGAGATTTTCGGCCTCAGCCGGATCGAGGTGATCCGCCGGGTGATCCTCCCGTCGGCGGTCCCGATGATCTCGGCCGGGCTGCGGGTCGGCCTGCCGATCGCCCTGATCATGATGGTCGTCTCGGAGCTCGTGGGCGGCAAGAACGGCATCGGGTTCTACCTGACCCAGGCCCAGTCGCTGTTCGACATCGCCGGCATGTTCTCGGCCCTGGTCATCCTCGGTGTCCTCGGCAACCTGATCAACTGGCTCTACGTGCGGATCGAGACCAGGCAGCTGCACTGGGGCGCACACCTGTAG
- a CDS encoding (2Fe-2S)-binding protein, with product MQRLKINGEQVAVDVQGAESLAAVLRERVGLTGTKIACERGECGACTVLVDGRATMSCIQPAALVDGEVETIEGLAEEIRDLREEFADRGAFQCGFCTPGQLVRATALLREEAGRAGLDPEVVRHQMSGNICRCTGYQAIVAAVVEVAERRAGVGV from the coding sequence ATGCAACGCTTGAAGATCAACGGCGAGCAGGTCGCGGTCGACGTGCAGGGCGCCGAGTCCCTCGCGGCGGTGCTGCGCGAGCGCGTCGGGCTGACCGGGACCAAGATCGCCTGCGAGCGGGGCGAGTGCGGTGCCTGCACCGTGCTGGTCGACGGCCGGGCGACCATGTCCTGCATCCAGCCCGCGGCGCTGGTCGACGGCGAGGTCGAGACGATCGAGGGGCTCGCCGAGGAGATCCGCGACCTGCGGGAGGAGTTCGCCGACCGCGGAGCCTTCCAGTGCGGCTTCTGCACTCCCGGCCAGCTCGTCCGGGCGACGGCGCTGCTGCGCGAGGAGGCGGGGCGGGCCGGCCTCGATCCGGAGGTGGTCCGGCACCAGATGTCCGGCAACATCTGCCGGTGCACCGGCTACCAGGCCATCGTCGCCGCCGTGGTCGAGGTCGCCGAGCGCCGGGCGGGAGTGGGCGTGTGA
- a CDS encoding IclR family transcriptional regulator, which yields MLDKCLRILRAFDGGAQQLRLSDLARRTSLPLSTVHRLANSLVEQRLLAQDDGGYQLGIGLFELSSLVSVEQELRVAARPFLQDLFMATHETVHLGVREGADVVYVEKIHGHSDLGLPSRVGGRLPLGCTGIGKALLAFSGEEVRAEYLQRPLRAITNKSIVDPERLERELAEVRATGLAFEREEATLGRECVAAPVLVQGVAVAAMSISVPVSAYRMPQLAAAVKTSALGLARHLRTARERRQPPGEEMFG from the coding sequence ATGCTGGACAAGTGTCTGCGCATCCTCCGCGCCTTCGACGGTGGGGCTCAGCAGTTGCGGCTCTCGGACCTGGCGCGGCGGACCTCCCTGCCGCTGTCGACGGTGCACCGGCTGGCCAACAGCCTGGTCGAGCAACGGTTGCTCGCACAGGACGACGGCGGCTACCAGCTGGGCATCGGGCTGTTCGAGCTCAGCAGCCTGGTCTCGGTGGAGCAGGAGCTGCGGGTCGCTGCCCGTCCCTTCCTCCAGGACCTCTTCATGGCGACGCACGAGACGGTCCACCTCGGCGTCCGCGAGGGGGCCGACGTGGTGTACGTCGAGAAGATCCACGGGCATTCCGATCTCGGCCTGCCCTCGCGGGTGGGGGGCCGGCTGCCGTTGGGCTGCACCGGGATCGGCAAGGCGCTGCTGGCGTTCAGCGGCGAGGAGGTGCGCGCCGAGTACCTGCAGCGACCACTGCGCGCCATCACGAACAAGTCCATCGTCGACCCGGAGCGCCTGGAGCGAGAGCTCGCCGAGGTCCGCGCCACCGGCCTGGCCTTCGAGCGCGAGGAGGCCACCCTCGGTCGCGAGTGCGTGGCGGCGCCGGTGCTGGTGCAGGGAGTCGCCGTGGCGGCGATGTCGATCTCCGTGCCGGTCTCCGCCTACCGGATGCCGCAGCTCGCGGCGGCGGTCAAGACCTCGGCCCTCGGTCTGGCCCGGCACCTGCGCACCGCTCGCGAACGTCGCCAGCCGCCCGGCGAGGAGATGTTCGGCTGA
- a CDS encoding TetR/AcrR family transcriptional regulator produces the protein MSPKERRSGSRGKISREAIVAAALEVSDSSAGLDAVTVRSLATKLGTGTMTLYGYFRSKDEILDAMADHVMSGIELPPVEEETPEEALRAVAQAFVKLMTEHPSVSWLLSSRVTRSHASLKAAMEDVLQRLVNAGIPAETAVRCYGLLIQFALGFAAYQAPRQWGAAGGEDGAELRRQQQHYWAGLPATEFPLVVELAPQLVMLPTEAQFDWGMELLVEVLARALETEAQRS, from the coding sequence GTGAGCCCCAAGGAGAGGCGCAGCGGAAGCCGCGGCAAGATCAGCCGGGAGGCGATCGTCGCCGCGGCGCTCGAGGTCTCCGACTCGAGCGCCGGCCTCGACGCCGTCACGGTGCGGAGCCTGGCCACCAAGCTCGGCACCGGCACGATGACCCTCTACGGCTACTTCCGCAGCAAGGACGAGATCCTGGACGCGATGGCCGACCACGTGATGAGCGGGATCGAGCTGCCGCCGGTGGAGGAGGAGACGCCCGAGGAGGCGCTGCGCGCCGTGGCGCAGGCGTTCGTCAAGCTGATGACCGAGCATCCGAGCGTCTCCTGGCTCCTCTCCTCGCGGGTCACGCGGTCCCACGCCTCACTCAAGGCGGCGATGGAGGACGTGCTCCAGCGCCTGGTGAACGCCGGGATCCCCGCCGAGACCGCCGTGCGCTGCTACGGCCTGCTCATCCAGTTCGCCCTGGGATTCGCCGCCTACCAGGCGCCGCGCCAGTGGGGCGCGGCCGGCGGCGAGGACGGCGCGGAGCTGCGCCGCCAGCAGCAGCACTACTGGGCCGGGCTCCCGGCCACCGAGTTCCCCCTGGTGGTGGAGCTGGCTCCGCAGCTGGTGATGCTGCCGACCGAGGCACAGTTCGACTGGGGCATGGAGCTCCTGGTCGAGGTGCTCGCTCGCGCTCTCGAGACCGAGGCGCAGCGCTCCTGA
- a CDS encoding ABC transporter substrate-binding protein yields MRNHKTMGGLVALAFAASTVLSACGGDSGGSEVKTNEDGTASITIATVGSDSGSQAFIAEKEGFFEDHGLDVEVKIVANVPELAAAVESGDAQFALTSPTSIASAKSAGVDFTIVAGGAVYTVDNPGVWIMVPEGSDIDSPADLKGKTIAVNALNTMPHLSTLATLEAAGVDVDAKSLDVVTLDFTQVGQAFESGQVDAATVTAPFNYQIEGDGLGHAIASPYDAVNDSEDFYNTIWFGQGSLAQKQPDVVKKFQDALRDTNAWANDPANEAERKQILQEYTDLADETLDGLQLLQFGDDVTPELIQPVIDIMKHFEVLPRPIEADDIIADVK; encoded by the coding sequence ATGCGCAACCACAAGACGATGGGCGGACTGGTCGCACTCGCCTTCGCGGCCTCCACCGTCCTGAGTGCCTGCGGAGGAGACTCGGGCGGCTCCGAGGTGAAGACCAATGAGGACGGCACAGCCAGCATCACCATCGCCACGGTGGGCTCGGACTCCGGCTCGCAGGCGTTCATCGCCGAGAAGGAGGGCTTCTTCGAGGACCACGGCCTCGATGTCGAGGTGAAGATCGTCGCCAACGTCCCCGAGCTCGCGGCCGCCGTCGAGTCCGGCGACGCCCAGTTCGCCCTGACCTCGCCCACGTCGATCGCGTCGGCCAAGTCGGCCGGCGTCGACTTCACCATCGTCGCCGGTGGCGCGGTGTACACCGTCGACAACCCCGGCGTGTGGATCATGGTCCCCGAGGGGAGCGACATCGACTCGCCCGCCGACCTCAAGGGCAAGACGATCGCGGTGAACGCGCTCAACACCATGCCGCACCTCTCGACCCTGGCCACGCTCGAGGCCGCGGGCGTGGACGTCGACGCGAAGTCGCTGGACGTCGTCACCTTGGACTTCACCCAGGTCGGCCAGGCCTTCGAGAGCGGCCAGGTCGACGCGGCGACCGTGACCGCGCCGTTCAACTACCAGATCGAGGGCGACGGCCTGGGCCACGCGATCGCGTCGCCGTACGACGCCGTCAACGACAGCGAGGACTTCTACAACACGATCTGGTTCGGCCAGGGGTCGCTGGCGCAGAAGCAGCCCGACGTGGTGAAGAAGTTCCAGGACGCCCTGCGCGACACCAACGCCTGGGCCAACGACCCGGCCAACGAGGCCGAGCGCAAGCAGATCCTCCAGGAGTACACCGACCTGGCCGACGAGACGCTGGACGGCCTGCAGCTGCTGCAGTTCGGTGACGACGTGACGCCCGAGCTGATCCAGCCGGTCATCGACATCATGAAGCACTTCGAGGTGCTTCCCCGGCCGATCGAGGCCGACGACATCATCGCCGACGTCAAGTGA